A stretch of DNA from Catenulispora acidiphila DSM 44928:
GGGTCAAGGACCGCAGCCCGGTCTACGACACCCCGGTCACCCTGGCGCCCACCAGCACCGTCGGCGACGCGCTGGCCCTGCTGCCCAAGCGCTCCCACGGCGCCCTGGTCGTCCAGGACGGCGACGGACGCCCGGTCGGCATCATCACCGAGGCCGACTGCTCCGGCGTCGACCGCTTCACCAACGTCGGCGACATCATGTCCCGCGACGTGCTGACCATCCCCGACGGCACCTCCGCCGAAGCCGCCTTCGACGCCCTCGACGGCAAACACCGCCTCGCCCCCGTCGTCGACGACACCGGACGCCTCAAGGGCCTGTGGACCCGCAAAGGCGCCCTCCGCTCAGCGCTCTACAAGCCGGCCCTCGACGACCTCGGCCGCCTGCGCGTCGGCGCCGCGATCGGCATCAACGGCGACGTCGCCGCCCGAGCCAAGGAACTCCTCGCCGCCGGCGCCGACGTCCTGGTCATCGACACCGCCCACGGCCACCAGGACAAGATGTTCGAAGCCCTGTCCGCCGTCCGCGCCCTCAACCCGGGCATCCCCCTCGTCGCCGGCAACGTGGTCTCCCCGGAGGGCACCCGCGACCTGATCGAAGCCGGCGCCGACATCGTCAAGGTCGGCGTGGGCCCCGGCGCCATGTGCACCACCCGCATGATGACCGGCGTGGGCCGCCCCCAGTTCTCAGCCGTCTACGAATGCGCCGCCGAAGCCCACCGCCTCGGCAAGCACGTCTGGGCCGACGGCGGCGTCCGCCACCCCCGCGACGTCGCCCTAGCCCTCGCCGCCGGAGCCTCGAACGTAATGATCGGCTCCTGGTTCGCCGGCACCTACGAATCCCCCGGCGACGCCGTCCGCGACGGCGACGGCCGCCTCTACAAGGAGAACTTCGGCATGGCCTCAGCCCGCGCCGTCCGCCTCCGCACCGCCGAGGACTCCGCCTTCGACCGAGCCCGCAAGGCCCTCTTCGAAGAAGGAATCTCCAGCTCCCGCATGTACCTCGACCGAGACCGCCCCGGCGTCGAGGACCTGATCGACGCCATCATCGCCGGCGTCCGCAGCTCCTGCACCTACGCCGGAGCCAAGGACCTGGCCCAGTTCCACGAGCGTGCCGTGGTCGGCGTGCAGAGCGCCGCCGGCTTCGCCGAAGGAAAGCCCCTGCACAGCAGCTGGTGAGATACCGAGTCGGTTCGCCGGTGACCTGATTCGCCGGTGACGTGGTTCGCTAATGACTTGGTTCGCTAGCGATTTGGTTCGCCGGTGACTTGGCGATAGTGAGCGGCGTGTATGGGATCTCCCATATGCGCCGCTGCTTCCTTTACCCGTAGTACGGCGGCGGGTCCTGTTGCTGCCCGCCATACGGATCGGATCCATATGGATTGGTGGCATACGGGTCGGACTCATACGGATCGGCGCCATACGGATCGGTCGTCCTATAAGGCTTCCCATAGGGATCGACCGCCGGCTGCGGCTGAGGCTGAGCTTGTGGCTGTGGCTGTGGCTGTGGCTGCGGCTGCGGCTGCGGCGCGGGCGCCGGGAACGGCGCCGGACGCGGCATCCGGTGCGGACCGCTACCACTCCCCACCCGCGTGCCATCCGAATTCCACTCACCGCTCCGACGACTCTCCGGCATGCGCGGGACCGGCGCCGGCCGCCCAGCGGCACCGCCGACTGCACCGCCGACTGCACTGCCGCCTGCACTGCCGGCCGGGCGCGCCGGGCGCGTCCCCACGACAGTGTCCTGGGTCAGCGCGTCCTCGTCGTTGAGGTCGTCGATGACGCTGCGGCGGCCGCCGCGCGCTCCACGACCTTCGCGCAGGTCTGTGTACTCCAGGCGGGAGCTCTGCGACTCCGCGCCGTGACCCTCGCCGGAGGCGAAGTACGCGGCCAGCGCCGTGGTGATCGGCACCGCCGCGGCCAAGCCGATCGAGCCCACCAGCGTGCGCACGATCTCCTCGGCCACCACCTCGGCGCCGGCCGCACCGCTCCAGCCCTGGCTGGAAGTGGTCATTAGGACGAACAACGGCAAGCTGCCGCCCGCATACGCCAACACCAGAGTGTTGACGGTCGAGCCGATATGGTCCCGGCCGATCCGCATACCGACGCGGAACAACTCGCCGGCTCCCATACTCGGATCCGCGGCCTTCAGCTCCCAGACCGAGGACACCTGCGTCGCGGTGACGTCGTTGAGCACACCGAGGGCGCCGATGATGATGCCCGCCAGCAGCAGACCCTGGACGTCGACCTTGTGGAAGTAGCCCGCGACGGTCGCGGCGTTGTCGTCGCCGAGCCCGGTCAGGTGGGCCAGCTTGGTACCCGCTTCTCCGAGGACACCGATCAGGCCCAGACTCAGCGCCGTCCCGAGCACGGCCACCGATGTCCGCACGGACACCCCGTGCGTCGCATACAGCGCCGCGAACAGGATGATGCCCGCGGTGACCGCCGCCACCTCGATGGAGTTCTCCCCGCCGACAATCGCCGGCAGCGTGAACTTCACGAGCACCGCGAACGACACCGCCAGCGCCGCGATCGCCCCGGCACCACGCCAGCGCCCGATCACCAGGACGAACAGCGCGAACGCGATCCCCAGGCTCATCAGCGGCGGACCGCGCTGGAAGTCCTTGATGTCGTACTGGCCGTCCGCCGGCTGGCTCTTGTCGTAAGTGAGGACCAGATCGTCACCGACCGAGTACTTCGGCGTGGTCGGGTCCACCCCCACGGTCACCGTGGCGGTCGAGCCCTTGGTGGGCCCGTTGGTGATGTGGATGGTGAGCTTGTCGTTGGTGGCGTCCTGCCCGCCGGGCGCCGTGGTGCCGCCCGCCGGCGCCGTGCCGCCGTCGGCACCAGGCTGCACCAGCGCCGAGGCCGTCACCGTCCCCTGCACCCACACCTGCGGCGGGATCGGGGACTTCGACGCCGCCGGCCACAGCAGCACCAGCCCGGCCACCGCCGCCGCGGCCACCGGCAGCAACAGCGCGGTGATCAGGGTCCGCAGCCGGCGCGAGGCCGGCGCGGCCGGACCGTGCCCGTGCGAGTGCCCGTGGGACTGTCCGTGACCGGACCCGCCCCGGTCGGCACGGTCCTGCGCAGACCTCGAACGTCGGCTGCTCACGGCCATCGGCTCTCCGTGGGTCGGTGGTGCTGGGACGGCGCCCCGAACCCGCAGGGTGGGTGGGTCCGGGCTGCCGCCACACGATAGCGGCTGAAGGTAAGAACGCCGCCCGGCAGTGAACATCTTTGCGGATTTTTGACTGGTGCCGATGGCGGTCGAAGCGGTCGTGGTCAGTCGTCCTCGGTTTCGTGGCTCGGTCGTGGGCCGGTCGTGGTTCGGTCGTGGGTCGGTTGTCCTCGTCTCCTAGTCGGCTTCGTAGTCGGTCGTGGGTCGGTCGTGGTCAGTTCTGGTTAGTCGTCCTCGCTTTCCTCGTCGCTTTCGGAGCCGGTCTCGGGGTCGTGGCGGGCGACGCCCTAGGCTGGCGGCGCGGTGGCGGTCCCGCCGCGAGTGCGTGAGCCAGGAGGTCAGGTGCAGTGGTGGTCGCGAGGTCTGTCGCATTGTTCGTCGTCGCGGCGGTCCTGGAGATCGGCGGCGCGTGGCTGATCTGGCAGGGCGTGCGGGAGCATCGCGGCTGGGGATGGACGGCCTGCGGCGCGATGAGTCTGGCGCTGTACGGATTCATCGCGACGCTTCAGCCCTCCGCCGACTTCGGGCGGGTCCTGGCGGCTTACGGCGGTGTGTTCGTGGCGGGCTCCTTGCTCTGGGCGTGGGTGGCCGACGGCTACCGGCCGGACCGCTTCGACCTCATCGGCGCGGCGGTCTGCCTGGTCGGCATGGGCGTCATCATGTACGCGCCACGTCGGTGAGGCGGCATCGGGCATCATCGACGTATGCGGGTGACGGTGTTGGGCGGCAGCGGCGCGTTTCCGACGGCTGACAGCGCGTGCAGCGGGTTCCTCCTACACCACGACGGGTTCTCCCTTCTGGTCGATGCGGGCTACGCAGTCCTGCCGCGTCTTCTGGAACTGATGCCGGCCGAGCAGTTGGACGCCGTCTACATCAGCCATGGTCATCCGGACCACTGCGCCGATCTCAATCCCCTGCTTCGCGCCCGGGCGTTCGGCGGAGCCGACCCCGATCCGCTGCCGGTGTACGCGCCGCCCAGGGCCC
This window harbors:
- a CDS encoding GuaB1 family IMP dehydrogenase-related protein, producing the protein MRFLNQYSPPYDLTYDDVFMVPARSQVGSRLAVDLSSADGTGTTIPLVVANMTAVAGRRMAETIARRGGLAIIPQDIPLDVVSDVIGWVKDRSPVYDTPVTLAPTSTVGDALALLPKRSHGALVVQDGDGRPVGIITEADCSGVDRFTNVGDIMSRDVLTIPDGTSAEAAFDALDGKHRLAPVVDDTGRLKGLWTRKGALRSALYKPALDDLGRLRVGAAIGINGDVAARAKELLAAGADVLVIDTAHGHQDKMFEALSAVRALNPGIPLVAGNVVSPEGTRDLIEAGADIVKVGVGPGAMCTTRMMTGVGRPQFSAVYECAAEAHRLGKHVWADGGVRHPRDVALALAAGASNVMIGSWFAGTYESPGDAVRDGDGRLYKENFGMASARAVRLRTAEDSAFDRARKALFEEGISSSRMYLDRDRPGVEDLIDAIIAGVRSSCTYAGAKDLAQFHERAVVGVQSAAGFAEGKPLHSSW
- a CDS encoding YibE/F family protein, whose protein sequence is MAVSSRRSRSAQDRADRGGSGHGQSHGHSHGHGPAAPASRRLRTLITALLLPVAAAAVAGLVLLWPAASKSPIPPQVWVQGTVTASALVQPGADGGTAPAGGTTAPGGQDATNDKLTIHITNGPTKGSTATVTVGVDPTTPKYSVGDDLVLTYDKSQPADGQYDIKDFQRGPPLMSLGIAFALFVLVIGRWRGAGAIAALAVSFAVLVKFTLPAIVGGENSIEVAAVTAGIILFAALYATHGVSVRTSVAVLGTALSLGLIGVLGEAGTKLAHLTGLGDDNAATVAGYFHKVDVQGLLLAGIIIGALGVLNDVTATQVSSVWELKAADPSMGAGELFRVGMRIGRDHIGSTVNTLVLAYAGGSLPLFVLMTTSSQGWSGAAGAEVVAEEIVRTLVGSIGLAAAVPITTALAAYFASGEGHGAESQSSRLEYTDLREGRGARGGRRSVIDDLNDEDALTQDTVVGTRPARPAGSAGGSAVGGAVGGAAGRPAPVPRMPESRRSGEWNSDGTRVGSGSGPHRMPRPAPFPAPAPQPQPQPQPQPQPQAQPQPQPAVDPYGKPYRTTDPYGADPYESDPYATNPYGSDPYGGQQQDPPPYYG
- a CDS encoding YnfA family protein — protein: MVVARSVALFVVAAVLEIGGAWLIWQGVREHRGWGWTACGAMSLALYGFIATLQPSADFGRVLAAYGGVFVAGSLLWAWVADGYRPDRFDLIGAAVCLVGMGVIMYAPRR